GCCAGGCCACAGGCGAGGCCATGCTTTCCGACGAAGAGGCGGTCCAACTGGCTCAACAGACATCCGCGCAGCTGGCCCAGACCGACACCTCCATTTCCAACCAGGCCATCCAGCAAGCGATCGATCTCTTCACCTAAACGAGGGCAATCGATCGGTACTGAATCGAAAAGCCGGACGGGAATCGATTCCCGTCCGGCTTTTTTATCTTCCTTGATTGCTTTCAGCGAGCACCGTCTGAAAAGGATCGGTCCGGCGCTCCCTTGCCGTCGAAACGACCTTTGGCTAACCGTTTATCAGACGGCCAGGGGCCAAAGGACTACCATCCCCAGGTCAAATACTGGTGAATGGAGTCGGCGGCCTTGCGTCCGGCCCCCATGGCCAGAATGACCGTGGCGGCGCCGGTAACGATGTCTCCACCGGCCCAGACACCCTTCTTGGAGGTTTTGCCCGTCTCCGGATCGGCGACGATGTAGCCCCATTTATTCAATTCCATGTCCGGGGTGGACTGGGTCAGCAGCGGGTTGGCACCGGAGCCCACGGCCACGATGACCAGGTCCGTGTCCATGTGAAATTCCGATCCCGGGATGGCCACGGGGCGCCGACGACCGGAATCATCGGGTTCGCCGAGTTCCATTTTCAGGCACTCCATACCGGTCAGCCGTCCCTTTTCGTCTCCCTCGAATTTGGTGGGATTGGTCAGCAGGAAGAATTCGATCCCTTCCTCCTCGGCATGATGAATTTCGGCGGCCCTGGCAGGCATCTCGGTCCGGGAACGGCGGTAGACGATCTTGACGCTATCGGCGCCTAAACGCATGGCGGTGCGGGCCGAGTCCATGGCGACATTGCCGGCGCCCAGCACGACCACATTCTTACCTATGGGAATCGGGGTGTCTACCTTCGGGAACTGGTAGGCCTTCATGAGATTGGCCCGGGTGAGGTATTCATTGGCCGACAGGATGCCGATCAGGTTCTCGCCGGGCAGATTCATGAAACGGGGCAGTCCGGCGCCCACACCGAGATAGATGGCTTCGTATCCCTGATCGAACAATTCGTCCAGACTGACGGTGCGGCCAACGACCGAATTGACCTCCACCTTGACGCCCAGCCGTTCGAGGAAATTGACCTCCTGGGCCACAATGGCCTTGGGCAGACGGAATTCGGGGATTCCGTACACCAGGACGCCGCCGGGTTTGTGAAAGGCTTCCAGAACGGTCACGTCATACCCTTTCTGAATCAGGTCGCCGGCCACGGTAAGCCCGGACGGCCCGGAGCCCACCACCGCCACCTTCTTGCCTTTGGATGCGGCCTTGGGCGGCAGTTCGCCGGTGCCGTTTTCACGCTCCCAGTCCGCCACAAAACGCTCCAGGTTGCCGATGGCCACCGGCTCCCCCCGTTTGCCCACGATGCACTTGCCTTCGCATTGGATCTCCTGGGGGCAAACCCGTCCACATACGGCCGGCAGGGCATTTTTCTGCCATACGTGCCGAATGGCGCCCGTAAAGTCACCTTCGGCGATCAGGCTGATAAACCCGGGAATATCCACGCTTACCGGGCAGCCCTCAACGCAGCCGGGCTTTTTGCATTGCATGCATCTGGCCGCCTCTTCCTGGGCCATCGCGACCGTATAGCCGGTGGGAACTTCCTCAAAATTGCGTCTTCTGACTTCCGGTTTCTGTTCGGGCATTCCCACGCGGGGGGTCTTTCCCTTTTTCTCTTTTTTCTCCGTCATCTCAATCCCTCCATCTCAGCAATCGGCTAACGATTCCTCCTGTAGCTGATGCCGCGATTCATGAATCGTATTCAAATAAGCGTTTTCATCGACCAACCATTCATCGTGCAGACCCAGTCTTTAGCTTGCATCCTGAAGGGTGCAGAAGCCCTCGTAACAGGTCTTCTCCTCTTCGCAATAGGCCTGCAGACGCAGCATCAACTCGTCGAAATTGACCTGATGTCCGTCGAATTCCGGACCGTCCACACAGGCGAACTTGGTTTTGCCGCCCACAGTTACCCGGCACCCCCCGCACATACCGGTACCGTCGATCATGATGGGATTCAGGCTTACCAGGGTCTTGACGCCATAGGGCTTGGTCAGGTTGGACAGCGCTCTCATCATGGGGACCGGGCCGATGCCCACCACCAGTTTCACGTCTCCGGCGTCCAGCTGCTCTTTCAGAACGTCGGTAACAAACCCATGATGGCCGTAAGAACCGTCATCCGTGCAGACCCGCAGATCGTTGGAGGCCGACTTCATCTGCGATTCGAGGATCAGCAGGTCCTTGGTACGGGCGCCGATGATACAGGTCACGTCGTTGCCGATCTCTTTCAGGGCCCGGGTAATGGGATGCAGGACAGCGACACCGGTACCGCCACCCACACAAACCACCTTGCCGACTTTCTCCAGGTGGGTGGCTTTGCCCAACGGCCCGATAACGTCCTGAAAACCGTCGCCCACCTTCAGTGTCTTGAACAGGGCCGTGGATTTGCCCACCACCATGTAAATGATGGTAATGGTGCCCTTGTCCGGATCCGTGTCGGCCATTGTCAATGGAATTCGCTCGCCTTCTTCGTTGGCCTTCAGGATCACGAATTGCCCGGGCTTGGCTTTTTTCGCGATTAGGGGGGCCTCGATTTCATTAAGAATCACGGTCCCTTCGGCCATCTCTTCCCGTTTTACAATCTTGAACAT
This window of the uncultured Desulfosarcina sp. genome carries:
- the gltA gene encoding NADPH-dependent glutamate synthase, producing the protein MTEKKEKKGKTPRVGMPEQKPEVRRRNFEEVPTGYTVAMAQEEAARCMQCKKPGCVEGCPVSVDIPGFISLIAEGDFTGAIRHVWQKNALPAVCGRVCPQEIQCEGKCIVGKRGEPVAIGNLERFVADWERENGTGELPPKAASKGKKVAVVGSGPSGLTVAGDLIQKGYDVTVLEAFHKPGGVLVYGIPEFRLPKAIVAQEVNFLERLGVKVEVNSVVGRTVSLDELFDQGYEAIYLGVGAGLPRFMNLPGENLIGILSANEYLTRANLMKAYQFPKVDTPIPIGKNVVVLGAGNVAMDSARTAMRLGADSVKIVYRRSRTEMPARAAEIHHAEEEGIEFFLLTNPTKFEGDEKGRLTGMECLKMELGEPDDSGRRRPVAIPGSEFHMDTDLVIVAVGSGANPLLTQSTPDMELNKWGYIVADPETGKTSKKGVWAGGDIVTGAATVILAMGAGRKAADSIHQYLTWGW
- a CDS encoding sulfide/dihydroorotate dehydrogenase-like FAD/NAD-binding protein, whose product is MFKIVKREEMAEGTVILNEIEAPLIAKKAKPGQFVILKANEEGERIPLTMADTDPDKGTITIIYMVVGKSTALFKTLKVGDGFQDVIGPLGKATHLEKVGKVVCVGGGTGVAVLHPITRALKEIGNDVTCIIGARTKDLLILESQMKSASNDLRVCTDDGSYGHHGFVTDVLKEQLDAGDVKLVVGIGPVPMMRALSNLTKPYGVKTLVSLNPIMIDGTGMCGGCRVTVGGKTKFACVDGPEFDGHQVNFDELMLRLQAYCEEEKTCYEGFCTLQDAS